In Synechococcus sp. PCC 6312, one genomic interval encodes:
- a CDS encoding cytochrome c biogenesis protein, with the protein MDAQNQSINHFNLGQTWLIKHWQKDILPILADLRLAIVLLLVIAVLSIAGTVIEQGQSAEFYFANYPESPALFGFLTGTRLLFLGLDHVYQTWWYLALLVLFGASLIACTFTRQFPALTAARRWKYYDQPRQFQKLALSTEIPGAKLGELGDILTSKGYKIFQADEGQGHIYARKGLAGRIGPIIVHASMILILLGGIVGSLTGFMAQELILSGNTFNISHLIQAGPFSHAPQDWSVRVNRFWIDYDAAGEIDQFYSDLSVLDHQGAEVKRETIHVNQPLKYHGVSLYQADWSIGGVRFRINKSPVLQLPMAQLDTGGKGRLWGTWIPTKTDLSAGISLIARDLQGTLLVYDTDGKFLTSLRTGVSQEINGVTLTIDDILGSTGLQIKADPGIPLFYLGFALLMAGVIMSYVSHSQIWGLVQGETLYLGGRTNRAQITFEQELCQIVECLQARSITCPSNATSKQG; encoded by the coding sequence ATGGATGCACAAAATCAATCAATCAATCACTTCAACCTCGGCCAAACCTGGCTGATCAAACACTGGCAAAAAGATATATTGCCGATCCTGGCCGATTTGCGCTTAGCGATTGTCTTGCTCCTAGTCATTGCTGTGCTGAGTATTGCCGGAACCGTGATCGAGCAGGGCCAATCCGCCGAATTTTATTTTGCCAACTATCCAGAAAGTCCAGCCTTGTTTGGGTTTTTAACGGGCACACGCCTCTTATTCCTCGGCCTGGATCATGTCTATCAAACCTGGTGGTATTTAGCCCTGCTTGTTTTATTTGGTGCCAGTTTAATTGCCTGTACCTTTACTCGCCAATTTCCAGCCCTCACGGCCGCCAGACGATGGAAGTATTATGATCAACCCCGCCAATTTCAAAAACTAGCCTTAAGTACGGAAATTCCTGGCGCAAAATTAGGGGAGTTAGGGGACATTCTGACCAGCAAGGGCTATAAAATCTTCCAGGCCGATGAGGGACAGGGACACATTTACGCCCGCAAAGGCCTGGCCGGACGAATTGGGCCGATTATTGTCCATGCCAGTATGATTCTGATCTTACTGGGGGGAATTGTGGGTTCCTTAACCGGATTTATGGCCCAAGAACTGATCCTCAGTGGCAACACCTTCAATATTTCCCACCTCATCCAGGCCGGGCCCTTTTCCCATGCCCCCCAAGATTGGTCAGTCCGGGTCAACCGCTTCTGGATTGACTACGATGCCGCCGGGGAAATTGATCAGTTTTATTCCGACTTATCCGTCTTAGATCACCAGGGTGCAGAAGTCAAACGGGAGACAATTCATGTCAACCAGCCCCTGAAATATCACGGTGTCAGCCTTTACCAGGCCGATTGGTCAATTGGCGGCGTGCGGTTTCGGATTAACAAAAGCCCCGTCTTACAACTTCCCATGGCTCAACTGGATACTGGGGGCAAAGGGCGGCTTTGGGGCACTTGGATTCCCACGAAAACAGATTTAAGTGCCGGAATTTCCTTGATTGCCCGAGATTTGCAAGGGACACTGCTGGTTTATGACACCGATGGTAAATTCCTGACCAGCTTACGAACCGGGGTGAGTCAAGAGATTAATGGCGTGACCCTGACTATTGATGACATTCTGGGTAGTACGGGCTTACAAATTAAAGCGGATCCGGGGATTCCCCTGTTTTATTTGGGGTTTGCCCTCTTGATGGCAGGGGTGATCATGAGTTATGTCTCCCATTCCCAAATCTGGGGCCTGGTACAAGGGGAAACTCTTTACTTGGGGGGGCGCACCAATCGGGCCCAAATTACCTTTGAGCAAGAACTTTGTCAGATTGTCGAATGTCTCCAGGCCCGCTCAATCACCTGCCCCAGCAACGCCACATCTAAACAGGGATAA
- a CDS encoding class I SAM-dependent methyltransferase, translated as MMIDKSVEQLMSTEHLPENFQAMDGYFGDFFGLMRSTLSAGGSELGLGMTLFSLAVSIKANRIVEIGRFKGFSTLCLASALKFLDIGWQEPQQHKQRPDINYPELEKPQARKLYSIDPFPTTEATELITKANLSSYVEFINTRSDQVTIDETVDLIFIDGDHSYEGCKEDVYNYVPWILRPGGYFILHDYYGWYDAQGNNNSPIKKVTDEIIAEGTYEHILMDTGYMSFTIFRNPTES; from the coding sequence ATGATGATAGATAAAAGTGTTGAACAGTTAATGTCAACGGAACATTTACCCGAAAACTTCCAGGCCATGGATGGGTATTTTGGCGATTTCTTTGGTTTAATGCGTTCGACTTTATCAGCCGGGGGATCGGAATTGGGCCTGGGCATGACTTTATTTTCCTTAGCAGTCAGTATCAAAGCAAATCGGATTGTGGAAATCGGCCGGTTTAAGGGATTTTCTACTCTATGTTTAGCAAGTGCCTTAAAGTTCTTGGATATTGGTTGGCAAGAACCGCAGCAACATAAACAACGACCGGACATTAACTATCCTGAATTAGAAAAACCTCAGGCTCGGAAATTATATTCAATTGATCCATTTCCGACAACAGAAGCAACAGAATTAATTACTAAAGCCAATCTTTCAAGTTATGTAGAATTTATCAATACCCGCTCTGATCAAGTCACCATTGATGAAACTGTAGATTTAATTTTTATTGATGGTGACCACAGTTACGAGGGGTGTAAAGAAGATGTTTATAACTATGTGCCTTGGATATTAAGACCCGGTGGCTATTTCATTCTCCATGATTACTATGGTTGGTATGATGCCCAAGGAAATAATAATTCGCCGATAAAAAAAGTTACGGATGAAATTATTGCTGAGGGAACTTATGAACATATTTTGATGGATACCGGGTATATGTCCTTTACAATTTTTAGGAACCCGACTGAGTCCTAA
- a CDS encoding methyltransferase domain-containing protein codes for MMTLPTNSKQLERHHWQPDPVNQRVVENLALDKKVIVEIGPGHCPFAFATEFIDWQPRPHLEGKPVHHLDLNSEPLPYADQSVDFIYCRHVLEDMYNPMWLCTEINRVAKAGYIETPSPIAECCRHIDGGSPDFRGYIHHRYLVWTDGDALSFLPKYPVIEYLDFGEDEAFLVKTLNTGPLHWNTYFAWTDQFTTRLYQHDRDFKVQVNYDALIAEAIETSYLENLTWANQYNIPMANMSNQ; via the coding sequence ATGATGACACTGCCTACCAATTCCAAACAGTTAGAGAGACACCATTGGCAACCCGATCCCGTCAATCAAAGGGTTGTGGAAAACCTAGCATTGGACAAAAAAGTGATTGTGGAGATTGGCCCAGGTCATTGTCCCTTTGCTTTTGCAACTGAGTTTATTGATTGGCAACCCAGGCCCCATCTCGAAGGGAAACCTGTCCATCATCTCGATTTGAATTCAGAGCCTTTACCCTATGCCGATCAAAGTGTTGATTTTATTTATTGTCGCCATGTTTTAGAAGATATGTATAATCCGATGTGGCTTTGCACCGAAATCAATCGTGTTGCTAAAGCGGGTTATATCGAAACGCCTTCACCCATAGCAGAATGCTGTCGCCACATTGATGGTGGTTCACCCGATTTTCGTGGCTATATTCATCATCGGTATTTGGTGTGGACAGATGGAGATGCGTTGTCTTTTTTACCTAAATATCCCGTAATCGAGTATTTAGATTTTGGTGAAGATGAAGCCTTTTTAGTTAAAACTCTAAATACAGGTCCACTCCATTGGAATACTTATTTCGCGTGGACAGATCAGTTTACAACTCGCTTATATCAACATGATCGAGATTTTAAGGTTCAAGTTAATTATGATGCTTTAATTGCTGAAGCCATTGAAACATCGTACCTTGAAAATTTAACTTGGGCAAATCAATATAATATTCCTATGGCAAATATGTCAAATCAGTAA
- a CDS encoding DNA topoisomerase (ATP-hydrolyzing) subunit A, with amino-acid sequence MAEQLNLLSEGNIIPTALHTEMQQSYLEYAMSVIIGRALPDVRDGLKPVHRRILYAMYELGLTPDRPYRKCARVVGDVLGKYHPHGDQSVYDALVRLVQTFSSRYPLLDGHGNFGSVDDDPPAAMRYTETRLAPISNTAMLTEVGLATVDFAPNFDNSQQEPLVLPAQLPILLLNGSSGIAVGMATNIPPHNLNEVVDALIALIDRPEISLPELMQHLPGPDFPTGGQIIDTQGIIQAYETGRGLVTLRGVAQIEEIQPGRGRHRRSAIIVTELPFQVNKAAWIEKIADLSNQGRLEGIADLRDESDRDGMRVVIELKREGNPQKVLEQLYRQTVLQTNFGVILLAIVNGQPRQLSLIQLLQEFLNFREETLIRRYQHELDQAQTRSHIVEGLLAGLNDLDRLIDLLRQAPDGPTAKINLQTEFDLSDRQADALLAMPLRRLTGLERENLEREFQELSQRIQDLQTLLGSRHELLKALKKELRQLKRQFGDPRRTQILTDVPDLPVISTAEVDTPPDLPVMVEVSQKGYGRCLTSLARNSFVIPPQAKQQWQDAKKDYPIFQAPGQRQHTLYLVGSNGKAYSVPVAKIPLTERNQKGQPLQTLLPDSAQGEQLIQFWLEPATDAADSYPDFVLLTHQARIKRIPATELTGMNQRALQLIKLKDDDALDWVIPILPAQTLIVATSTSRILRFQGETIPIMSRTSAGVAAFKLGTQERIIGAIATSETTNLLLVTAQGYAKQISVNEVRPIHLGQLGTMTFKFTQPHDYVAGLVAVSPPFGAEVPEVGLVTNRERWQRITVDQIPCGHHASSIQIVSMEPEELVTQILPSS; translated from the coding sequence ATGGCAGAGCAACTCAATTTATTAAGCGAGGGTAACATTATCCCCACGGCTTTGCACACCGAAATGCAACAGTCCTATCTCGAATACGCCATGAGTGTGATTATCGGGCGGGCCTTGCCGGATGTGCGGGACGGGCTAAAACCAGTGCATCGGCGGATTTTATATGCCATGTACGAGTTGGGCTTAACACCGGATCGGCCCTATCGGAAATGCGCCCGTGTCGTTGGGGACGTGCTCGGAAAATATCATCCCCACGGCGATCAGTCGGTTTACGATGCCCTGGTGCGCCTAGTCCAAACCTTTAGTAGTCGCTATCCCCTCTTGGATGGCCACGGCAATTTTGGTTCTGTTGATGACGACCCGCCCGCCGCGATGCGTTACACGGAAACCCGGTTAGCCCCCATTTCCAATACCGCCATGCTGACAGAGGTGGGCCTGGCTACGGTAGATTTTGCCCCCAACTTTGACAACTCCCAACAGGAACCTCTTGTTCTGCCAGCCCAGCTACCGATTTTGCTTTTGAATGGCTCCTCGGGGATTGCAGTCGGGATGGCGACAAATATTCCACCCCATAACCTGAATGAAGTTGTTGATGCCCTCATTGCTCTAATTGACCGGCCCGAGATTTCTTTACCAGAGCTCATGCAGCATCTCCCCGGTCCCGACTTTCCCACCGGCGGCCAAATTATTGACACCCAAGGGATTATCCAGGCCTATGAAACCGGGCGCGGCCTCGTCACCTTGCGGGGGGTGGCCCAAATTGAGGAAATCCAACCGGGGCGGGGGCGGCATCGGCGCAGCGCCATTATCGTCACAGAGTTACCCTTTCAGGTCAACAAAGCGGCCTGGATTGAAAAAATTGCGGATCTGAGTAACCAAGGACGCTTAGAAGGGATTGCGGATCTGCGGGATGAGAGTGATCGGGACGGGATGCGGGTGGTCATTGAACTAAAACGGGAAGGCAATCCCCAAAAGGTTTTAGAGCAACTCTATCGGCAAACGGTTCTGCAAACCAATTTTGGCGTGATTCTTCTGGCCATCGTTAATGGACAACCCCGGCAATTATCCCTAATTCAACTGCTTCAGGAATTTCTCAATTTTCGAGAAGAAACCCTCATCCGCCGCTACCAACACGAACTGGATCAGGCCCAGACCCGTAGCCATATTGTCGAAGGTCTTTTAGCGGGCTTGAACGACTTGGATCGGCTGATTGATCTCCTTCGCCAGGCCCCCGATGGCCCCACCGCAAAAATTAATCTCCAAACCGAATTTGACCTGAGTGACCGCCAAGCCGATGCCCTCCTCGCCATGCCCTTGAGACGCTTAACTGGCCTGGAACGGGAGAATTTAGAGCGGGAATTTCAAGAGCTAAGTCAACGCATCCAAGACCTGCAAACCCTTCTCGGTAGCCGCCATGAACTCCTCAAGGCCCTGAAAAAAGAACTGCGCCAACTCAAACGACAATTTGGGGATCCCCGCCGGACGCAAATTTTAACGGATGTTCCCGATCTGCCCGTGATCTCCACTGCTGAAGTGGACACGCCCCCTGATTTACCCGTGATGGTGGAAGTGAGTCAAAAAGGCTATGGCCGCTGTTTAACCTCCCTGGCCCGGAATAGTTTTGTGATTCCCCCCCAGGCCAAGCAGCAATGGCAAGACGCTAAAAAAGACTATCCAATTTTCCAGGCCCCCGGTCAACGCCAACATACTCTTTACTTAGTGGGCAGCAATGGGAAAGCCTATAGTGTGCCTGTAGCCAAAATTCCCCTGACTGAACGCAACCAAAAAGGTCAACCTCTGCAAACCCTCCTACCCGACTCAGCCCAGGGGGAACAACTGATTCAATTTTGGTTAGAACCAGCAACGGATGCCGCCGATAGTTACCCAGATTTTGTCCTCCTGACCCACCAGGCCCGGATCAAGCGTATTCCAGCCACAGAGCTAACGGGGATGAATCAACGGGCATTGCAACTCATTAAGTTAAAAGATGATGATGCCTTGGACTGGGTCATCCCCATCCTGCCGGCCCAAACCCTCATTGTCGCTACCTCCACCAGCCGAATCTTACGCTTTCAAGGGGAAACCATTCCAATCATGAGTCGGACAAGTGCCGGGGTAGCTGCCTTTAAGTTGGGCACTCAGGAACGGATTATTGGCGCAATTGCCACCTCAGAGACAACTAATCTGCTGCTGGTAACGGCCCAGGGCTATGCCAAACAAATATCGGTCAATGAAGTGCGGCCCATCCACCTAGGACAATTGGGGACAATGACCTTCAAATTTACACAGCCTCACGATTATGTCGCTGGCCTGGTGGCGGTTTCCCCCCCATTTGGAGCAGAAGTGCCAGAGGTAGGCCTGGTAACGAATCGGGAACGGTGGCAGCGGATAACGGTGGATCAAATCCCTTGTGGTCATCATGCCAGTAGTATCCAGATTGTCTCCATGGAGCCGGAAGAACTAGTGACCCAAATTCTGCCCAGTAGTTAA
- the lspA gene encoding signal peptidase II, with protein MKQKNVWFWFVAWLGILADRLSKWWVISVFDLTSPPQSIPIWPGVFHFTYVTNSGAAFSLFTNGGGWLRWLSLGVSLGLVAYGIWGPRLGRWEQLGYGFLLAGAMGNGVDRLLTGEVVDFLDFRLIQFPIFNLADVWINIGMACLLIGIWQASQPRAHP; from the coding sequence ATGAAGCAAAAAAATGTTTGGTTTTGGTTCGTGGCCTGGTTGGGGATTCTCGCCGATCGGCTCTCAAAATGGTGGGTGATTAGCGTTTTTGACCTGACTAGTCCGCCCCAATCCATCCCAATCTGGCCGGGTGTGTTTCATTTCACTTACGTCACCAACTCCGGGGCCGCCTTTAGCCTTTTTACCAATGGCGGGGGGTGGTTGCGCTGGTTGTCTTTGGGGGTCAGCCTGGGCCTGGTTGCCTATGGAATTTGGGGCCCGCGCTTAGGGCGTTGGGAACAGTTAGGTTATGGGTTTTTGTTGGCAGGGGCGATGGGCAATGGGGTGGATCGGCTCTTAACGGGTGAAGTTGTTGATTTCTTGGACTTTCGTTTGATTCAGTTTCCCATTTTTAATCTGGCAGATGTTTGGATTAATATTGGCATGGCCTGTTTGTTGATTGGCATCTGGCAAGCTTCTCAGCCCCGTGCCCATCCCTAG
- a CDS encoding FtsX-like permease family protein — protein sequence MVSIARKNLFEDLPRFMVAQAGIMFAVALVTVQTGLLEGFTKSSSLLIDGVKADLWVASKSMRFFDLTLPLPYSSVATVQQLPEVARSEPFIIQSGIWQRLSDRDIAPVRVIGFDPKGRLFQPWNVQSGSIADLERPNTAFIDRIDAAGLGITAVGQGATLNGQRLLVKGMTVGVRSLVASPYVFMSTENAHLYTNLVQIPGQLPLNSAPPLAPDSPISYVLVQVVPGTDLAALKTKLADAIPNSRILTQAEMSKITQVYWRNSTGVGFILGLGAIVGIVVGTVVVGQILYASVADHLKEYGTLKAMGASDYYLYRVILEQALWMAVLGYLPGLGLAMGLGSWTMQTRAIQILVSPTSAAVIFGVTVAMCSGAAVFAIQKVTRLDPAMVFKS from the coding sequence ATGGTTTCCATTGCCCGCAAGAACTTATTTGAAGACCTCCCTCGGTTTATGGTCGCCCAGGCCGGGATTATGTTCGCAGTGGCCTTAGTCACGGTGCAGACGGGCCTGTTGGAGGGATTTACCAAGTCATCTAGTTTATTGATTGATGGAGTCAAAGCAGATCTTTGGGTGGCCTCGAAAAGTATGCGCTTTTTTGATCTCACCCTACCCTTGCCCTACAGCAGTGTCGCCACTGTCCAACAATTACCAGAGGTCGCCCGATCCGAACCCTTTATTATCCAAAGTGGCATTTGGCAACGGTTGAGTGATCGTGATATTGCCCCAGTCCGGGTGATTGGTTTTGACCCCAAAGGACGGTTGTTTCAACCCTGGAATGTCCAATCTGGTTCAATTGCAGATTTAGAACGCCCTAACACTGCCTTTATTGACCGCATTGACGCGGCTGGCCTGGGGATTACCGCAGTAGGGCAAGGGGCCACCTTAAATGGGCAGCGATTATTGGTGAAGGGGATGACGGTGGGAGTCCGGTCGTTGGTGGCGAGTCCCTATGTGTTTATGTCCACTGAAAATGCCCATCTTTATACCAATCTTGTTCAAATTCCCGGCCAACTGCCCCTCAATTCAGCCCCGCCCCTGGCCCCAGACTCTCCCATTAGCTATGTGCTGGTGCAGGTGGTTCCTGGTACGGATCTAGCGGCCCTAAAAACTAAGCTGGCAGACGCAATTCCCAATAGTCGAATTTTGACCCAGGCCGAGATGTCCAAAATTACCCAAGTCTATTGGCGCAACAGTACGGGAGTCGGGTTTATCCTGGGCCTGGGGGCGATTGTCGGGATTGTGGTTGGGACAGTAGTAGTCGGGCAAATTCTCTATGCTTCGGTGGCGGATCACCTCAAGGAATATGGCACCCTCAAGGCCATGGGAGCGAGTGATTACTATCTCTACCGGGTGATCCTTGAGCAGGCCCTCTGGATGGCGGTTTTGGGCTACTTACCCGGCCTGGGGTTGGCCATGGGCTTAGGCAGTTGGACCATGCAAACTCGGGCAATTCAGATTTTAGTCAGTCCCACGTCCGCTGCGGTGATTTTTGGGGTGACGGTGGCCATGTGTAGTGGGGCCGCAGTCTTTGCCATTCAAAAAGTGACTCGGTTGGATCCAGCTATGGTCTTTAAATCCTAA
- the mdh gene encoding malate dehydrogenase, with product MVGQRAKVGIIGAGNVGSTLARRILELDLAHVVLLDVIPGRTQGLALDLNQAQAISGNHSTILGTESYAELAGVDIVVITAGFPRKPGMSREDLLKINGQLVQDITTRAMSQAPNAFLIVVTNPLDVMTHLAWQVSGLGKERVLGMAGILDSARFASFIAAEMGISVRDIRAMVLGGHGDLMVPLPRHTTVNGIPLPELLPLNAISPLIERTQNGGAEIVSFLKSGSAYYAPAAATAEMVAAILEDQHRILPASVYLEGEYGLTEVCMGVPIKLGARGVEQVIELPLTGEELTALQTSGANIRDNIQLLKTMLV from the coding sequence GTGGTCGGGCAGCGGGCTAAGGTTGGCATTATTGGCGCTGGAAATGTTGGGAGTACCTTAGCGCGCCGGATTCTGGAATTAGATTTAGCCCATGTGGTTTTGTTGGATGTCATCCCTGGCCGGACCCAAGGCTTGGCGTTGGACTTAAACCAGGCCCAGGCCATTAGCGGCAATCATTCCACAATCCTCGGGACAGAAAGCTATGCCGAACTTGCTGGGGTAGATATTGTCGTGATCACGGCTGGGTTCCCTCGCAAACCAGGGATGAGTCGGGAAGATCTGCTCAAAATCAATGGCCAACTGGTGCAAGACATTACCACTAGGGCGATGAGCCAAGCTCCTAACGCCTTTTTAATTGTTGTGACCAACCCCTTAGATGTAATGACCCATTTGGCCTGGCAAGTCAGTGGCCTGGGAAAAGAGCGGGTTCTCGGTATGGCAGGAATTTTGGATTCGGCCCGCTTTGCCAGCTTCATTGCCGCGGAAATGGGCATCAGTGTGCGGGATATTCGGGCCATGGTGTTGGGGGGGCATGGAGACTTAATGGTTCCGCTACCCCGTCATACGACTGTGAATGGGATTCCTTTACCGGAATTATTGCCCCTGAACGCCATTTCCCCCCTGATAGAACGCACTCAGAATGGGGGAGCCGAAATTGTGAGCTTCTTGAAATCGGGAAGCGCCTATTATGCCCCTGCCGCTGCCACAGCCGAAATGGTGGCCGCAATTTTAGAGGATCAACACCGGATTCTCCCAGCCTCAGTTTATTTAGAAGGGGAATATGGTCTGACGGAGGTTTGCATGGGTGTCCCGATTAAACTGGGAGCTAGGGGGGTTGAACAGGTTATTGAACTGCCTTTAACCGGGGAAGAATTAACGGCCTTACAAACTTCGGGGGCAAATATTAGGGACAACATTCAACTGCTGAAGACAATGCTAGTGTAA
- a CDS encoding NAD(P)H-quinone oxidoreductase subunit O, with translation MTVKKGDFVQVIAEKLADSLEAQASDPRFPSYIFEGRGEIVDIKGDYAQIKFPVPTPTIWLRLDQVEAGQ, from the coding sequence ATGACCGTTAAAAAAGGCGATTTTGTCCAAGTCATTGCCGAGAAGTTAGCCGACAGCCTCGAAGCCCAGGCCAGTGATCCCCGCTTTCCCAGTTATATTTTTGAGGGACGGGGAGAAATTGTGGATATCAAAGGCGACTATGCCCAAATTAAATTTCCAGTCCCAACTCCGACCATTTGGTTACGCCTAGATCAAGTCGAAGCTGGTCAATAA
- a CDS encoding DUF3493 domain-containing protein: protein MSPKSPQTRAEAEFRQRLLKEAQAPYRGLRQVMYLVFAASGLIGAMIFLLKLIAGQADQELWGNFALQLGVIALMISLWRWEQKNSTKS, encoded by the coding sequence ATGAGTCCCAAAAGTCCCCAAACCCGCGCCGAAGCTGAATTTCGCCAACGCCTCCTCAAAGAAGCCCAGGCCCCCTATCGGGGATTACGCCAAGTCATGTATCTCGTCTTTGCCGCATCGGGACTAATTGGGGCGATGATTTTTTTACTGAAGCTGATTGCCGGCCAGGCCGATCAAGAGTTATGGGGAAACTTTGCTCTCCAACTGGGCGTGATTGCCCTAATGATCAGTCTGTGGCGTTGGGAACAAAAAAACTCAACCAAGTCATAA
- a CDS encoding riboflavin synthase: MFTGLIQGLGTISLQANSQLKVYCPSCQFLKTVEIGDSIAVNGICLTVEIYDQQSFTVSVSPETISRSNLKSIAQAQALVNLEPALRVGDKVGGHFVSGHVDGVGTLTEIQELETSWELSFQAPPPVATYIVPKGSIAINGISLTVASYDAIGSSFTVAVISHTYQATNLQYLSVGAPVNLEADLLGKYAAKFQYPHLAPESSPGRDHDLITLEFLAEHGYG, encoded by the coding sequence ATGTTTACTGGACTGATTCAGGGCCTGGGAACAATTTCCCTCCAAGCCAACTCCCAACTAAAAGTTTATTGTCCAAGCTGTCAGTTTCTCAAGACAGTAGAAATTGGCGATAGTATTGCTGTTAATGGGATTTGCTTAACCGTAGAAATCTATGATCAACAATCCTTTACGGTCAGTGTCTCCCCAGAAACCATATCCCGCTCTAATTTGAAAAGCATTGCCCAGGCCCAGGCCTTAGTGAATTTAGAACCGGCCTTACGGGTTGGGGATAAAGTCGGTGGGCATTTTGTTAGTGGTCATGTGGATGGGGTAGGAACCCTCACAGAAATTCAGGAGTTAGAAACCAGTTGGGAATTGAGCTTCCAGGCCCCGCCCCCAGTCGCCACCTATATCGTCCCCAAAGGCAGTATTGCGATTAATGGGATTAGCTTAACTGTCGCGAGTTATGATGCGATTGGAAGTTCATTTACCGTGGCTGTAATTTCCCACACCTACCAGGCCACGAATTTGCAATATTTATCTGTTGGCGCACCTGTGAATCTTGAGGCAGATCTGCTGGGAAAATATGCGGCCAAATTTCAGTACCCCCATCTTGCCCCTGAGTCTTCCCCAGGCCGAGACCATGACCTAATTACCCTTGAGTTTCTGGCGGAACATGGGTATGGTTAG